In Deinococcus sp. HSC-46F16, the following are encoded in one genomic region:
- a CDS encoding HD-GYP domain-containing protein gives MKPRGWTVSALLVVGVTGLFWAAFMGQATLLAGLAVALAALAWPLGGAARWVPLVGYVVAFLLSASWGGALGMAELTGALLLAGGLGALGLRDSRLAAEAAGLRRVTAAFQKGSGRLAEADRAEDIIRAGVAMVADLGLAPHLAYVGYVRGTPQVLGARGAFAEHLHRPIYPAGDSHSVQADHALADEVLALLPPQARGEWLAVPVTGGGHDLGLLVFSRPGTPFSAAERGTLDSCACLIGSQLGQWEAICELRAANDLTLRSLGAALERRDDETGGHTTRVVGASVRLARLLGWDEERVAALRRGAYLHDLGKLAIPDRVLHKRGPLDTEERRIIESHSVIGYNLLQDLHFLPAETLDLVRHHHERWDGSGYPARLRGHDIPEAARLFAVVDVYDALTSARPYKAAWPRARAVQELRTQAGRQLDPQYVEAFIRMIEAEDHDDVRLVS, from the coding sequence GTGAAGCCGCGAGGGTGGACCGTGAGCGCGTTGCTCGTTGTGGGCGTTACCGGGCTGTTCTGGGCGGCGTTCATGGGGCAGGCTACACTGCTGGCCGGGTTGGCGGTCGCGCTCGCCGCGCTGGCCTGGCCGCTGGGCGGCGCGGCGCGTTGGGTGCCGCTGGTGGGGTACGTGGTGGCCTTTTTGTTGTCGGCGTCGTGGGGGGGTGCCCTGGGGATGGCCGAACTGACGGGGGCGCTGCTGCTGGCGGGCGGGCTGGGGGCGCTGGGGCTGCGTGACAGCCGCCTGGCGGCCGAGGCTGCGGGGCTGCGGCGGGTCACGGCGGCCTTTCAGAAGGGCAGTGGACGGCTGGCGGAGGCCGACCGGGCCGAGGACATCATCCGGGCGGGGGTAGCGATGGTGGCGGACCTGGGCCTCGCGCCGCACCTCGCGTATGTAGGCTACGTGCGCGGTACCCCGCAGGTTCTGGGGGCGCGGGGAGCCTTTGCCGAACACCTGCACCGCCCGATCTACCCGGCGGGCGACAGCCACAGCGTGCAGGCCGACCACGCCCTTGCCGACGAAGTGCTGGCCCTGCTGCCCCCGCAGGCGCGGGGCGAGTGGCTGGCGGTGCCCGTGACGGGCGGGGGGCACGACCTCGGCCTGCTGGTGTTCAGCCGCCCCGGCACGCCCTTCAGCGCCGCCGAGCGGGGCACGCTGGACTCCTGCGCCTGCCTGATCGGGTCGCAACTGGGGCAGTGGGAGGCGATCTGCGAACTCCGCGCCGCCAACGACCTGACCCTGCGCTCGCTGGGCGCGGCCCTGGAGCGCCGCGACGACGAGACGGGCGGCCACACCACCCGCGTGGTGGGCGCGAGCGTGCGCCTCGCCCGCCTGCTGGGCTGGGATGAGGAGCGGGTCGCGGCCCTGCGGCGCGGGGCGTACCTGCATGACCTCGGCAAGCTGGCGATTCCCGACCGGGTGCTGCACAAACGCGGTCCCCTCGACACCGAGGAGCGCCGCATCATCGAGTCGCACAGCGTCATCGGGTACAACCTGCTGCAAGACCTGCACTTCCTGCCCGCCGAAACCCTCGACCTCGTGCGCCACCACCACGAGCGTTGGGACGGCAGTGGGTACCCCGCCCGGCTGCGCGGCCACGACATTCCGGAAGCCGCCCGCCTCTTTGCCGTCGTGGACGTGTACGACGCCCTGACGAGTGCGCGGCCCTACAAGGCGGCGTGGCCCCGGGCGCGGGCGGTGCAGGAACTGCGGACCCAAGCCGGACGGCAACTCGACCCGCAGTACGTCGAAGCCTTTATCAGGATGATTGAAGCCGAGGACCACGACGACGTGCGGCTGGTGTCCTGA
- a CDS encoding ion transporter, with protein MTRPPSDRRARWRVTLGNVVFNNDTPAGRAFDLVLIVLILASIGVVMLDSVRPLRTAYGPALKQAELVLTLLFSLEYGLRLITARHPWNYARSFFGVVDLLSILPGYLALFVPGAETLLIVRVLRLLRIFRILKLARFLSEASVLTEAIRASAAKITVFLVTVLTLVTIIGALMYLIEGPDNGYTSIPTSIYWAIVTLTTVGYGDIAPKTPLGKGLASLAMILGYGILAVPTGIVTVSLARAQGAAQDQREQGGQDRRPAPRVCPRCGLEGHDADARFCKRCGEELPSA; from the coding sequence ATGACCCGGCCACCCAGCGACCGTCGCGCCCGTTGGCGGGTGACGCTCGGCAACGTGGTCTTCAACAACGACACCCCGGCGGGGCGGGCCTTCGATCTGGTGCTGATCGTGCTGATCCTCGCCAGCATCGGGGTCGTGATGCTCGACAGCGTGCGGCCCCTCCGAACCGCCTACGGTCCTGCGCTCAAGCAGGCCGAGCTGGTGCTGACGCTGCTGTTCTCGCTGGAGTACGGGCTGCGCCTGATCACGGCGCGGCATCCCTGGAACTATGCCCGCAGCTTTTTCGGGGTGGTTGATCTCCTGTCCATCCTGCCGGGGTACCTCGCGCTGTTCGTGCCCGGCGCCGAGACGCTCTTGATCGTGCGGGTGCTGCGGCTGCTGCGCATTTTCCGGATTCTCAAGTTGGCCCGCTTTCTCTCGGAGGCCAGCGTGCTCACCGAGGCGATCCGGGCGAGCGCCGCCAAGATCACGGTGTTTCTGGTGACGGTGCTGACCCTGGTCACCATCATCGGGGCGCTGATGTACCTGATCGAGGGGCCGGACAACGGCTACACCAGCATTCCCACCAGCATCTACTGGGCCATCGTCACCCTGACCACCGTGGGCTACGGCGACATCGCGCCCAAGACGCCGCTGGGCAAGGGGCTGGCCTCGCTCGCCATGATTCTGGGCTACGGGATTTTGGCGGTGCCCACCGGCATCGTGACGGTCAGCCTCGCCCGCGCCCAGGGGGCCGCGCAGGACCAGAGGGAACAAGGAGGACAGGACCGCCGCCCGGCGCCCCGGGTGTGCCCCCGCTGCGGCCTGGAGGGGCACGACGCCGACGCCCGCTTTTGCAAGCGGTGCGGCGAGGAATTGCCTAGCGCCTGA
- a CDS encoding outer membrane protein assembly factor — MRHSHTLALTLVLAAPAAAQQAATVQDVVVNGTTELLANYVKATLSIQPGATLSSVNLRQVEQDVLGTGYFRTAVAELRTVGGRDTLVVNVVPNATIGKIEATGLTFLPAEGFKQSIAELLNVAPGATLNNARIEQAREALAQNYRSEGFPFTPSISAQTKVNTDGTVDVTFVVDETTPISRVEVEGVTLLPADRVTAIFKPLYDTKRFTPQAFYGAVEALGRAYDEAGYVQSGVNVLGTTLENGVLRVRVIEGRASAVNFDGVQPPAGTTLQTRVGQPLSLERLRADVRTLSNATGRPVGFALQADPQNPAQVAVYFGAADVASGPVRSIAFTGNTQVPTATLAAAIKTKVGDVYSPQLAQQDFLALRDAYRRAGYEISTRDAVTFNEGVLTFNIREVRLAGYELQWQGQKRTQDRVILRELPETGGLFNLNELRAGLARVSRLGYVQIVGTDVRSDPQNPENITYVLTVAESGQGIPVGLGLQYDTLTGFAGDVTYENPNLFGLGQNLSVRAGAQQNDARQNLFGSVTYTIPWLDLDFLDFRENRTSLSTSVYSNVSGNLPLTDRSGDTPVDTGRQYTTRNTGFGVSLGRSITQNLRASLGAGYSYRTYFLEPLKDGDETAVETPLTDAQARAVLPETSRTTSLSASTVYDTRDNPEFPSSGVRATGELSYAFGAEGERPVGYTTAEAGASTYLGLGRTLDKGLGIQTRQQAVAVRVNGGTLQGNAPSGAGFSVGGSSPNASRELRGLENNALFGTNYLTASAEYRYDFNLTNSFTQGVYGVLFADAGDAWNDGESFEANYGIGAGVQLNLGLGGARLPSLRFDYGYSPQNGSGKFYFRLGNFF, encoded by the coding sequence ATGCGACATTCCCACACGCTCGCCCTGACCCTCGTGCTCGCCGCGCCCGCCGCCGCGCAGCAGGCTGCCACCGTGCAGGACGTGGTGGTCAACGGCACGACCGAACTGCTCGCCAACTACGTCAAGGCCACGCTGAGCATCCAGCCCGGCGCGACCCTGTCCAGCGTGAACCTGCGCCAGGTCGAGCAGGACGTGCTGGGCACCGGGTACTTCCGCACCGCCGTGGCCGAACTGCGCACCGTGGGGGGCCGCGACACCCTGGTCGTCAACGTCGTGCCCAACGCCACTATCGGCAAGATCGAGGCGACCGGGCTGACCTTCCTGCCCGCCGAGGGCTTCAAGCAGAGCATCGCCGAACTGCTGAACGTGGCGCCCGGCGCGACCCTCAACAACGCCCGCATTGAGCAGGCGAGAGAGGCCCTGGCGCAAAACTACCGCTCCGAAGGCTTCCCCTTTACCCCCAGCATCAGCGCCCAGACCAAGGTGAACACCGACGGCACGGTGGACGTGACCTTTGTGGTCGACGAGACGACCCCGATCAGCCGGGTGGAGGTCGAGGGCGTAACCCTGCTGCCCGCCGACCGGGTGACCGCGATCTTCAAGCCGCTGTACGACACCAAGCGCTTCACGCCCCAGGCGTTCTACGGGGCGGTGGAGGCCCTGGGGCGGGCCTACGACGAGGCCGGGTATGTCCAGAGCGGCGTGAATGTCCTGGGCACCACGCTGGAGAATGGCGTGCTGCGGGTGCGGGTCATCGAGGGCCGCGCCTCGGCGGTCAACTTCGACGGCGTGCAGCCCCCGGCGGGGACGACCCTCCAGACGCGGGTGGGGCAGCCCCTCTCGCTGGAGCGGCTGCGGGCCGACGTGCGCACCCTGTCGAACGCGACCGGGCGCCCGGTGGGCTTCGCGCTCCAGGCGGACCCCCAGAATCCCGCGCAGGTCGCCGTGTACTTCGGCGCGGCCGACGTGGCGAGCGGGCCGGTGCGCTCCATCGCCTTTACCGGCAACACCCAGGTGCCCACCGCGACCCTGGCCGCCGCGATCAAGACCAAGGTCGGCGACGTGTACTCGCCCCAGCTCGCCCAGCAGGACTTCCTCGCGCTGCGCGACGCCTACCGCCGCGCCGGGTATGAGATCAGCACCCGCGACGCGGTGACCTTCAACGAGGGCGTGCTGACCTTCAACATCCGGGAAGTGCGCCTCGCCGGGTACGAACTCCAGTGGCAGGGCCAGAAGCGCACCCAGGACCGGGTGATCCTGCGCGAGCTGCCCGAGACGGGCGGGCTCTTTAACCTGAACGAGCTGCGGGCGGGGCTGGCGCGGGTCAGCCGCCTGGGCTACGTGCAGATTGTGGGCACCGATGTCCGCAGCGATCCGCAGAACCCCGAGAACATCACCTACGTCCTGACGGTGGCCGAGAGCGGCCAGGGCATCCCGGTGGGGCTGGGGCTCCAGTACGACACGCTGACGGGCTTTGCGGGTGACGTGACCTACGAGAACCCCAACCTCTTCGGGCTGGGCCAGAACCTGTCCGTCCGGGCGGGGGCGCAGCAGAACGACGCGCGGCAGAACCTCTTCGGCAGCGTGACCTACACCATCCCCTGGCTGGACCTCGACTTCCTCGACTTCCGCGAGAACCGCACCAGCCTCAGCACCTCGGTCTACAGCAACGTGTCGGGCAACCTGCCGCTGACCGACCGCAGCGGCGACACCCCCGTGGACACCGGGCGCCAGTACACCACCCGCAACACGGGCTTCGGCGTCTCGCTGGGGCGCAGCATCACCCAGAACCTGCGGGCCTCGCTGGGGGCCGGGTACAGCTACCGGACCTACTTCCTCGAACCCCTCAAGGACGGCGACGAGACGGCCGTCGAGACGCCCCTGACCGACGCGCAGGCGCGGGCCGTGCTGCCCGAAACCAGCCGCACCACCTCGCTGAGCGCCAGCACCGTCTATGACACCCGTGACAACCCCGAGTTCCCGTCGAGCGGCGTGCGGGCGACCGGGGAGCTGTCCTACGCCTTCGGGGCCGAGGGCGAGCGCCCGGTGGGGTACACCACCGCCGAGGCTGGGGCCAGCACCTACCTGGGCCTGGGCCGCACCCTGGACAAGGGCCTGGGCATCCAGACCCGGCAGCAGGCGGTGGCGGTGCGCGTCAACGGCGGCACGCTCCAGGGCAACGCGCCCAGCGGGGCGGGCTTCAGCGTGGGCGGCAGCAGCCCCAACGCGTCCCGCGAGCTGCGCGGCCTGGAGAACAATGCCCTGTTCGGCACCAACTACCTGACCGCCAGCGCCGAGTACCGGTACGACTTCAACCTCACCAACTCCTTTACCCAGGGCGTGTACGGGGTGCTGTTCGCCGACGCGGGCGACGCCTGGAACGACGGCGAGAGCTTCGAGGCCAACTACGGCATCGGCGCGGGCGTGCAGCTCAACCTGGGGCTGGGTGGGGCGCGGCTGCCCTCCCTGCGCTTCGACTACGGCTACAGCCCCCAGAACGGCAGCGGCAAGTTCTACTTCCGCCTGGGCAACTTCTTCTGA
- a CDS encoding helix-turn-helix domain-containing protein: MTLAEQFQTMPKLLKVREVADYTGTHERTVRRWIRDGRLAAVEHPEGLRVPRRSLWRFLGLDMALSA, from the coding sequence TTGACGCTAGCCGAACAGTTCCAGACGATGCCCAAGCTGCTGAAGGTCCGCGAGGTCGCCGACTACACCGGCACCCACGAACGCACCGTTCGCCGCTGGATTCGCGATGGTCGCCTCGCCGCCGTCGAACACCCCGAGGGCCTGCGCGTGCCCCGGCGCTCCCTGTGGCGCTTCCTGGGCCTGGATATGGCGCTGAGCGCCTGA
- a CDS encoding YggS family pyridoxal phosphate enzyme — translation MTVPAVLAAIRAAEADAGRGPDTVRLVAVTKGQPLETIERLVLPHAGLQPGGLPLGEGRAQELRDKAAARPDLEWHFVGPLQLNKVKYMRPVTLIHALEEVRQAEALADAAGKWGRAPAVLLQVHNGEAQKHGVVPDDLRRVHAGVVATGLTVRGLMVMAPDGDPEAARRVFADTARRAHDLGLPELSMGMSGDYDLAIHAGATLVRVGRSLFL, via the coding sequence ATGACCGTCCCGGCGGTGCTGGCCGCCATCCGCGCGGCCGAAGCCGACGCCGGGCGCGGGCCGGACACGGTGCGGCTGGTGGCGGTCACCAAGGGGCAGCCGCTGGAGACCATCGAGCGCCTGGTGCTGCCCCACGCGGGCCTGCAACCCGGCGGCCTTCCGCTGGGTGAGGGCCGTGCCCAGGAACTGCGCGACAAGGCAGCGGCGAGGCCCGACCTGGAGTGGCATTTCGTCGGGCCGCTGCAACTCAACAAGGTCAAGTACATGCGCCCGGTCACCCTGATTCACGCGCTGGAGGAGGTGCGGCAGGCCGAGGCCCTCGCCGACGCCGCGGGCAAGTGGGGCCGGGCGCCCGCCGTGCTGCTGCAGGTCCACAACGGGGAGGCGCAGAAGCACGGCGTCGTCCCGGACGACCTGCGCCGGGTCCACGCCGGGGTCGTCGCCACTGGCCTCACGGTACGCGGCCTGATGGTGATGGCGCCGGACGGTGATCCCGAAGCCGCCCGGCGCGTCTTCGCTGACACGGCGCGGCGGGCGCACGACCTCGGATTGCCCGAACTCAGCATGGGCATGAGCGGCGACTACGACCTCGCCATTCACGCGGGCGCGACCCTGGTGCGCGTCGGAAGGAGCCTTTTTCTATGA
- a CDS encoding DUF554 domain-containing protein, with product MSLLTQLSGTLINVGAVLAGTLVGLLLGGRLPERTQRTLLQTLSLVTLFIALGMAGELNRVSGGPIPGVILALISLAGGAVIGEALGIEEGLTRLGETLKRRFRGGGRFTEGFVAASLLFCIGPMTVVGGLQNGLTGDNATYVLKSTLDGIAALALAGAYGIGVGFSALTVLVLQGGISLAAGAFAAGLLGGADPEVLKTNPYVLLITGMGGLMIVGISWNLMLAGLGWEDRRVRVGSLLPALVLGPILLWGTGLL from the coding sequence ATGAGCCTGCTGACCCAACTCTCCGGCACCCTGATCAACGTCGGCGCCGTCCTCGCCGGGACCCTGGTCGGCCTGCTGCTGGGGGGCCGCCTGCCCGAGCGCACCCAGCGCACCCTGCTGCAAACGCTGTCGCTGGTGACCCTCTTTATCGCGCTGGGCATGGCGGGCGAGCTGAACCGGGTGTCGGGCGGGCCGATTCCGGGCGTCATCCTCGCGCTGATCAGCCTCGCGGGGGGGGCCGTGATCGGGGAGGCGCTGGGCATCGAGGAGGGCCTGACCCGGCTGGGCGAGACGCTGAAGCGGCGTTTCCGGGGTGGAGGCCGCTTCACCGAGGGCTTCGTCGCCGCCAGCCTGCTGTTCTGTATCGGGCCGATGACGGTCGTGGGCGGACTGCAAAACGGGCTGACGGGCGACAACGCCACCTACGTCCTCAAAAGCACGCTGGACGGCATCGCGGCGCTGGCGCTGGCGGGGGCGTACGGGATCGGCGTGGGCTTCAGTGCCCTCACCGTCCTGGTGTTGCAGGGGGGAATCAGCCTCGCGGCGGGGGCCTTCGCCGCCGGGCTGCTGGGGGGCGCGGACCCGGAGGTGCTCAAGACCAACCCGTACGTGCTGCTGATCACCGGGATGGGTGGGCTGATGATCGTAGGCATCTCGTGGAACCTGATGCTGGCGGGCCTGGGCTGGGAAGACCGCCGGGTGCGCGTCGGGAGCCTGCTGCCCGCGCTGGTGCTGGGGCCGATCCTGCTGTGGGGAACGGGGCTGCTGTAG
- the panD gene encoding aspartate 1-decarboxylase, whose amino-acid sequence MERIMFRAKIHRATVTQADLDYVGSVTIDQDLLDAADILVNERVDIYNVTNGHRLSTYALSGPRGSGVIGINGAAAHLVQPGDLVIIAAYGNFTEEEARTLEPRVVIVDAHNRPVDLQPA is encoded by the coding sequence GTGGAACGCATCATGTTCAGGGCCAAGATTCACCGCGCGACCGTCACGCAGGCGGACCTCGACTACGTCGGCAGCGTGACCATCGATCAGGACCTGCTTGATGCGGCCGACATCCTGGTCAATGAGCGCGTGGACATCTACAACGTCACCAACGGCCACCGCCTGAGCACCTACGCCCTGAGCGGCCCGCGCGGCAGCGGCGTCATCGGCATCAACGGAGCCGCCGCGCATCTCGTGCAGCCCGGTGACCTCGTGATCATCGCGGCCTACGGCAACTTCACCGAGGAGGAAGCCCGCACCCTCGAACCCCGTGTCGTGATCGTGGACGCGCACAACCGTCCGGTGGACCTGCAACCGGCCTGA
- a CDS encoding NFACT family protein, whose protein sequence is MEGLMLARVLRELLPHLPARTLGWAFPDETTAALLLDGVGNLVLSYRPPQPVVFLSRERLRGEPHNGFQRYLAARVRGDLTAAEQLKLDRVFTLHFAGEDGFVPQPPTRLLFEVTGRNANVLVLEPGEGFSGRILMAAREITGSRNRFRTVRSGGEYTPPPPYDKLDPRTLTPEEARSLADLPVGRWRERLDGLGPLLGAELGRRVGLAPVEAPGDRWPQVLTAVRSLVADPSVSEGVMQEGAREAARAEKAAALRKALREPLDKRVTLLDNQLADVSRAEAGLDAAAQDRGEADLLMAYAHTVEPGAASVLLPAFDGSGEVPVALDPSLGAVQNAEKRYTRARRREEVYERLAEREPGLRAELEEARARLMHLDTASLEDLEALSATLQQERPEKSPYGMRFTTPGGFETLVGRNNKENATLTHRLGRSLDHWFHAQGYPGSHVLVRSGGRDLDLPDILYAARLAAAHSKARGSSNVPVDYTRIKHVWRPKGAPAGQVHYTDQKTVFVDGTLPE, encoded by the coding sequence ATGGAAGGACTGATGCTGGCGCGGGTGCTGCGTGAGCTCTTACCGCACCTGCCCGCCCGCACGCTGGGCTGGGCCTTTCCCGACGAGACGACGGCCGCGCTGCTGCTCGACGGCGTGGGAAATCTGGTCCTGAGCTACCGCCCGCCGCAGCCGGTGGTGTTTCTGTCGCGCGAACGCCTGCGCGGCGAGCCGCACAACGGCTTCCAGCGCTACCTCGCGGCGCGGGTGCGGGGCGACCTCACGGCGGCCGAGCAGCTCAAGCTCGACCGCGTGTTCACGCTGCACTTCGCGGGGGAAGACGGCTTCGTGCCCCAGCCCCCCACCCGGCTGCTGTTCGAGGTGACCGGCCGCAACGCCAACGTGCTGGTGCTGGAGCCGGGCGAGGGCTTTTCCGGCCGCATCCTGATGGCCGCCCGCGAGATCACCGGGAGCCGCAACCGCTTCCGCACGGTGCGCTCGGGGGGTGAGTACACGCCGCCGCCCCCCTACGACAAGCTCGACCCCCGCACCCTGACCCCGGAGGAAGCCCGCTCGCTGGCCGATCTGCCCGTCGGGCGCTGGCGTGAGCGCCTCGACGGGCTGGGGCCGCTGCTGGGGGCCGAACTCGGGCGCCGCGTGGGGCTGGCTCCCGTCGAGGCGCCCGGCGACCGCTGGCCGCAGGTGTTGACGGCGGTGCGGTCCCTCGTCGCCGACCCCAGCGTTTCCGAGGGCGTGATGCAGGAAGGCGCCCGCGAGGCCGCCCGCGCCGAGAAGGCCGCCGCCCTGCGCAAGGCCCTGCGCGAGCCGCTGGACAAGCGGGTGACCCTGCTGGACAACCAGCTTGCGGACGTGTCCCGCGCCGAGGCCGGGCTGGACGCCGCCGCGCAGGACCGCGGCGAGGCCGACCTGCTGATGGCCTATGCCCACACGGTCGAGCCGGGTGCGGCCTCGGTCCTCCTGCCCGCCTTCGACGGCAGCGGGGAGGTCCCGGTGGCCCTCGACCCCAGCCTGGGCGCGGTGCAGAACGCCGAAAAACGCTATACCCGCGCCCGTCGCCGCGAGGAGGTCTACGAGCGGCTGGCCGAGCGCGAACCGGGTCTGCGGGCCGAATTGGAGGAAGCCCGCGCCCGCCTGATGCACCTCGACACGGCCAGCCTGGAGGACCTGGAGGCGCTCTCGGCCACCCTCCAGCAGGAGCGCCCCGAGAAGAGTCCCTACGGCATGCGCTTTACCACGCCGGGCGGGTTCGAGACACTGGTCGGCCGCAACAACAAGGAAAATGCGACCCTCACGCACCGGCTGGGCCGCAGCCTGGACCACTGGTTCCACGCGCAGGGCTATCCCGGCAGCCACGTCCTCGTGCGCTCGGGCGGACGCGACCTCGACCTCCCCGACATCCTGTACGCCGCGAGGCTGGCGGCGGCGCATTCCAAGGCGCGGGGCAGCTCCAACGTGCCGGTGGACTACACCCGCATCAAGCACGTGTGGCGGCCCAAGGGGGCTCCGGCCGGGCAGGTGCATTACACCGACCAGAAGACGGTGTTCGTGGACGGCACGCTGCCGGAGTAG
- a CDS encoding DivIVA domain-containing protein — translation MTIPPLTDSAPTEAPRLSDALLPQAAETISPLDITHQTFGRRTFGYDRGAVRTFLERVAGRVEALLHERQALRERLGSLERELEERRQSEDEIRRAVVAAERIGHDLRENAARQCELMLSQAQTECDALRQAAETRAAELEAAHGARVAELEVAYRDRMAELERQHHDLTLERDRAHAERTTYLDRAYSERHADLSARLSAVRTEYAQFVSQYRALMQSFSELSARHLPAADDSLPATTPVTVIHETATVDAEDSRPSEGNRPPLVEQNFA, via the coding sequence ATGACGATTCCCCCCCTGACCGATTCGGCCCCCACGGAGGCTCCCCGTCTCAGCGACGCGCTGCTGCCGCAGGCCGCCGAGACCATCAGCCCCCTCGACATCACCCACCAGACCTTCGGGCGCCGGACCTTCGGGTATGACCGGGGCGCGGTGCGGACCTTTCTGGAGCGGGTCGCAGGCCGCGTCGAGGCGCTGCTGCACGAGCGGCAGGCCCTGCGCGAGCGCCTGGGCAGCCTGGAGCGCGAGCTGGAGGAGCGCCGCCAGTCTGAAGACGAGATTCGCCGGGCGGTCGTCGCCGCCGAGCGCATCGGGCACGACCTGCGCGAGAACGCCGCGCGGCAGTGCGAGCTGATGCTCTCGCAGGCGCAGACCGAGTGCGACGCCCTGCGGCAGGCCGCCGAAACCCGCGCCGCCGAGCTGGAGGCCGCGCACGGGGCGCGGGTGGCCGAACTGGAAGTCGCCTACCGCGACCGTATGGCCGAGCTGGAACGCCAGCACCACGACCTCACCCTGGAGCGCGACCGCGCCCACGCCGAGCGCACCACCTATCTGGACCGCGCCTACAGCGAGCGCCACGCCGACCTCAGCGCCCGCCTGAGCGCCGTGCGGACCGAGTACGCGCAGTTCGTGAGCCAGTACCGCGCCCTGATGCAGTCTTTCTCCGAACTCAGCGCCCGGCACCTCCCCGCCGCCGACGACAGCCTGCCCGCGACCACTCCTGTGACCGTCATCCACGAGACGGCCACCGTGGACGCGGAGGACTCCCGGCCCAGCGAGGGGAACCGCCCGCCGCTGGTGGAGCAGAACTTCGCGTGA
- a CDS encoding cytochrome P450, giving the protein MSPPPAEALPEVTLPMTDSDFVRDPYPWLAEVRAATPAFYDPALGRVFLTRHAEIAATLRDRRFGRSVLHRYSRDELGWPPPDPAQAAFDAFNTNHLLDSEPPKHTRLRSLVGLAFTPRRVEALGPRIEALLSRQLAALGGAGGFDLVSGYAEPLPVTVIAELLGVPESERHQLRPWSAAIVRLYEPTYTRADQEEAERAVRDFGALLRDLARARRGEPQDDLITALVQAEQEGDRLTEQELIDTCILLLNAGHEASVNGLSAGVLALMRQREHWETLVAAADREGSLPLFRTAVEELLRFDTPLPLFERYALEELEVCGAELRPGEKVGLLYASGNRDGRRFERPDELDLTRDPNPHLTFGLGLHYCLGAPLARLELALSLRALARAYPGLRLVDPDAEPDYVGGFVIRGLARLDVVAG; this is encoded by the coding sequence ATGTCCCCGCCTCCCGCCGAAGCCCTGCCCGAAGTCACGCTGCCGATGACCGATTCCGACTTCGTCCGCGACCCCTACCCCTGGCTGGCAGAGGTGCGGGCGGCGACCCCGGCCTTCTATGACCCGGCACTGGGACGGGTCTTCCTGACGCGACACGCCGAGATCGCCGCCACCCTGCGCGACCGCCGCTTCGGGCGCTCGGTGCTGCACCGCTACTCGCGCGACGAGCTGGGCTGGCCGCCTCCCGACCCCGCGCAGGCCGCGTTCGACGCCTTCAACACCAACCACCTGCTGGACTCCGAGCCGCCCAAGCACACCCGGCTGCGCTCGCTGGTAGGCCTGGCCTTCACGCCGAGACGGGTGGAGGCGCTGGGGCCGCGCATTGAGGCGCTGCTTTCCCGGCAACTCGCGGCCCTGGGCGGGGCGGGCGGTTTCGACCTCGTGTCGGGCTATGCCGAACCGCTGCCCGTCACGGTGATCGCGGAGTTGCTGGGGGTGCCGGAGTCCGAGCGGCATCAGCTCCGGCCCTGGTCGGCGGCCATCGTGCGGCTGTACGAGCCGACCTACACGCGGGCCGATCAGGAGGAAGCCGAGCGGGCGGTGCGCGACTTCGGGGCGCTGCTGCGGGACCTCGCGCGGGCACGGCGGGGAGAGCCGCAGGACGACCTGATCACCGCACTCGTGCAAGCCGAACAGGAGGGCGACCGCCTGACCGAGCAGGAACTGATCGACACTTGCATCCTGCTGCTGAACGCCGGGCACGAGGCCAGCGTGAACGGGCTGTCGGCGGGCGTGCTCGCCTTGATGCGGCAGCGGGAGCACTGGGAGACGCTGGTGGCCGCCGCCGATCGGGAAGGCAGCCTCCCCCTCTTCCGCACGGCGGTGGAGGAACTGCTGCGCTTCGACACGCCGCTGCCCCTCTTTGAGCGGTACGCACTGGAGGAGCTGGAGGTCTGCGGCGCCGAGCTGCGCCCCGGCGAGAAGGTGGGGCTGCTGTACGCGAGCGGCAACCGCGACGGGCGGCGCTTCGAGCGGCCGGACGAGCTGGACCTCACGCGCGACCCCAACCCGCACCTCACCTTCGGGCTGGGGCTGCACTACTGCCTGGGGGCACCGCTGGCGCGGCTGGAACTGGCCCTGAGCCTGCGGGCGCTCGCGCGGGCCTATCCGGGGCTGCGGCTGGTGGACCCGGACGCCGAACCCGACTATGTGGGCGGCTTCGTGATCCGGGGGCTGGCGCGGCTGGACGTGGTGGCGGGATGA